TCTTGCGGCGAAGGGCCACTTCGATCGGATCGTCCATGGTGACCACCTCGCTGGCTGCCACGATGTGGCAGCGCGGCCAACCAGCGGCCGCAGCGAGCGCCTCGGGCCGCCCGACCAGCAGCAACTCCACCGAAGGATGCGCCGCCAGAAACGCCCGGCAGGCCGGCAGCGTCACGGCGGGGCCATGGTCGCCCCCCATGCAATCCACCGCCAGGCGCAACGGCGCGGCAGACAACGAAGGACTTGAGGGGTGGGTGTCAGACATCGAGACCAGAAAAGAAACAGGATCAGCAGCGCGTGCAAGAACCGTGCACGACACCGAAAGCGCCATGCCGGGCGACGCGGATCGCAAACAAGGGGCGCACGTTACGCGAGCGCCGGAAAGGGGGCAAGGGTGCGCACCCGAGCCGCAGGGAGAACCAGCCCGATCGAACCATGGGCAGTGATCGTCATTCTCGGGATATGTCGCAGCGCGCGCCACCCGCGGGCCGATTGACGGACCCGCCGACGGGGCGAATGACGTGCGCCATGACAGACCGACAGCGCCACTGATGAAGATCGAGCGCCCAGCACAAAAGCCCGGCAACGCAAGGCGCTGAACCGGGCTTTTTCATTCGACTGGACACCAGGCCATGGCGCTGAGCGCCATGAGAGCCGACTTGATCGATCGATCAGGCGGCGTCAGCCTTGGTCTTCAGCACCTTGCGGCCACGATAGAAGCCGTTGGGGCTGATGTGGTGACGCAGATGCACTTCACCGGTGGTCGGCTCGACCGCGATGCCCGGGGTGACCAGGGCATTGTGCGAACGGTGCATGCCACGCTTGGAAGGCGACTTCTTGTTTTGCTGAACGGCCATGATGTTTCTCCTAAAGGCTTCGGCTGATGTGAGGCTTGCTCGGGCTCTCGAGGTGGCTCGAGCTGTGCAGCGACGGTCTGACCGCTACGGGTGAAACCACCACGCTGACCTCATTCAACTCAACCCGCACGAAACCGCACGAATCAGCTGGTTTTGGCCACTTGCTCTGCCACTGCTACCGATGCCTCGGCCCGGACTGAACCGGGAAAGCCCGCGAGTGTAGCACAGCCCTTTCAGGCTTTACCACCGGTTCCCTTCTTGAGCGCTGCCAGTGCGGCGAACGGATTCGGGCGCTCTTCTTCCACCACCAATTCCTCTTCGTCCGCATTCGCATGCGGCAACGGCTCAGGACAGACCTCGTGACGGGGCACCACCGGCAAGGCTAGCAGCAGCTCATCTTCAATCAGATCACGAAGATTCAGATGGCGAACCAGGGACAGCACATCGTCATCGCTGTCCATATCAAGCTCGGCAGCTTGATCTTCGTCCCGCACGAAACGGAACCAGCGGGAGACCGCCAGATCCTCACGCACCGGCTTGAGGCAGCGCTGGCAGGTCAGCGACACCTGGGCCTCGGCGTTCAACTGCAGCCAAACCTGGGCTTCGCCACCCTTGGGCGTACGAATTTCACCTTGGGCCGACCAGCGCACGACGGGCCAATCGGCCACCGCCGACTCCGGGGCAGCAGAGTCCGACAAGCGCGGCAGGCTGGCAGCCGGCCATTCGCCGGCCAGTTGCTGGGATTCGCGGGCAAAGGCCCCGATATCGAGTTTGAGGGGGTCAAAGGAACGCGGCTTCATAGCCCCGAAGTGTACGAGCGGCTCGCCAACGACAGCGCTTCGACCGCGACCACGATGGGAGAATCCGCCTCATGATTGCGCACGATTCCCCCGATGCACGGCCGCGCCCGCTGGTTCTGGGCTCCACCTCACCCTACCGACGCGAACTGCTGGAGCGGCTTCGCCTGCCGTTTGACACCGTATCTCCAGGCGTTGATGAAACCCCGCTCGCCGGCGAGTCACCGTCCACCCTCGCCCGCCGACTCGCGCTGGCCAAAGCCCGCGCGGTCTCGCTGCTCCACCCGGACGCACTGGTGATCGGCTCCGATCAGGTCGCCGATCTCGACGGCCAGGCGCTGGGCAAGCCCGGCAGCCACGAACGTGCCGTCCAGCAACTGCGGGCGATGAGCGGACGCACCGTGGTGTTTCACACGGCCCTGGCGGTCGTCTGCCTGGAAACCGGCTTCGTCGCTGAGGAGACAGCACAAGTCCGCGTTCAATTTCGGACGCTGGACGATACCGAGATCGAGCACTATCTGCGCGCCGAGCAGCCGTACGACTGCGCCGGCAGCGCCAAGGCCGAAGGCCTGGGCATCGCGCTGCTGGACGCCATTGAGTCGGACGACCCGACCGCACTCATCGGCCTGCCGCTGATCCGCACCGCAAGACTGCTGCGCCAAGCCGGCCTGACCATCCCTGCCCTGCCGCCTGCCCTCTCGCCTTCCCATGGCCCACAGCCGTCGGAGGGCATCCCGCATCCTGGAGCCGTCTCGTGAGCCTCGGTCGCCTCTATCTCGTTCCCAACACGCTGGATTTCGGCATTGACGGTCAGGAGGTCGACTTGCGCGAACTGCTGCCTGAGGCCGTCCTGACGCGTGCCGCCTCGATCACCCACTGGGCTGCGGAAAACGCCAAGACCACGCGCGCGTTTCTCAAGCGTGTCGGCGCACTGCATCCGCTGGCGGCGCCCTTGCAGCAGCAACAGATCATCGAGCTGCCCCGCCCACCGAAGGGCCGTGCGCCGTCGGCCTCCGACAACCACGCCTGGATCGCCTTGCTGGATCCTGCCCTGAACGGCCAGGATCTGGGCCTGATCTCGGAGGCGGGCATGCCCGCCGTCGCCGATCCAGGGGCGCAACTCGTGGCCGCTGCGCATGCAGCCGGCATCACCGTCGTGCCGTTGGTCGGCCCCAGCGCCCTGCTGATGGCGGTCGCAGCCAGCGGACTGAATGGTCAGAGCTTCGCCTTCGTCGGCTACCTCCCGGTGGACAGCGCCGCGCGCCAGGCACGAATCAAGGAACTGGAAGCCCACTCGACGCGCGAACAGCAGACCCAGCTGATGATCGAGACGCCCTATCGGAACGGCGCCCTGCTGCAAGCGCTGCTGACACAGCTCAAGCCGGGCACCCAGTTGTCCGTGAGCTGCGGGCTCAGCCTGTCGGACGCCGTGACGCACACCGCCACCGTGGCGCAATGGCGCAAAGCGGGACGCGCCGTCCCGGACAAGGTGCCCGCCGTGTTCGCGATCCTTGGCATGCGCTGAGACCGCAGCGGACCTGGCCGATTCGCTCGAGTGCCGGGCGCCGACGGGTGAGCGCATCCCGTTGCGCCGCAGAACCCGCGCCTCTCCCAGCCGATCGATCCGGCAAGCGCTCCCCGCCAGGCCAGTAAGACAGAAAGGACCGTCGCTCTCGACAGGAGGGCGCTCCTGTCGCCCAAAGACAAAGGCCGGATCGCCTATCGACGATCCGGCCCTCACAATGAATCTTCACATCTGAGACTGCAGGACGCTGGGCCACGTGGCCCCGGCGCCCAGCGGTCCGTGCCAATCAGGTTTCGCTGCTGCTGGCGACGATCGCCGGCTTCTTCGCACCGAACAGGGCGGCGATCTTCTTCTTCGGCTTGATGTTGCTGGACAAGCCGCGCGCCGCATTGGCCGCACTGGCCGGCAGGGACTTCTCCCACGACGGCGGCTCGGCACGTTCACTGGCCTCATAGGGCTTGTCGAACAGCGGGTCGTAGGCTGCGCCGCGCTGCGGACGCGGTGCCGGCACCGGCGCGCTCACGCTGTAGGCCTCATCGCGACGGTCTTCACGCACGCGACGGGGACGTTCCTCGCGCGGCTCATCACTGCCCCGCTCCGGGCGATCCACACGGTCGCCACGGTCACCACCACGATCAAAACGACGGCTGCGGGAATCGTCCAGCTCGATCGGCTCCAGATCCAGCTTGCGCTTGATCAGCTTCTCGATTTCACCCACCAGTCGCGCATCGGCCTTGGTGACCAGCGTGAAGGCCAGACCGGAGGCGCCCGCGCGGCCGGTACGGCCGATGCGGTGCACATAGTCTTCCGCATTGAACGGCACATCGAAGTTGAACACTGCTGGCAGATCCGCAATGTCCAGACCGCGAGCCGCGACATCGGTCGCCACCAGCAGTTCCACCTCGCCGCGCTTGAAGGCTTCCAGAGACTTCAGGCGCTCGTCCTGCGACTTGTCACCATGCAGGGCCGCGGTCTTCAGACCGTCACGCTCGAACGAGCGTGCGAGGCGAGCCGCACCCAGCTTGGAGTTCACGAACACGATCGACTGGGTGATCGCACGTTGACGGATCAGTTGCAGCACGGCGGCACGCTTGTCGTCATCACTGACGCTGAAGAAGCGCTGCTCGACAGTGGACGCCGTGGCATTCGGACGCGCCACCTCCACCAACTCGGGCTCTTGCAGATAGCTGCCGGCCAGGCGCTTGATCTCGGGCGAGAACGTCGCGGAGAACAGCAAGGTCTGACGCGTCTTGGGCAGATAGCTGAGGATGCGCTGCAGATCGGGCAGGAAACCGATGTCCAGCATGCGGTCGGCCTCGTCCAGCACCACGTACTCGACATGGTTGAGCACCGCGTTCTTGGCTTCGATGTGATCCAGCAGACGGCCCGGCGTGGCGATCAGCACCTCGACACCGCCCTTGAGCTGCAGGGTCTGCGGCTTCATGTCGATGCCACCGAACACGCAGGCCACACGCAGCTGCGTGTGCTTGGCATAGGCCTTGACGTTGTTGGCGACCTGGTCGGCCAGCTCACGGGTGGGGGCCAGGACCAACGCACGCACCGGATGGCGGGCGGGGGACATGCTCGCGTTCTCATGCTTGAGCATGCGCTGCAGCAGCGGAATCGAGAAGGCGGCAGTCTTGCCGGTGCCGGTCTGGGCGGCACCCATCACGTCACGGCCCTCCAGGACGATCGGAATCGCCTTGGCCTGGATGGGCGTCATCGTCGCGTAGCCCTGATCGGCCACGGCACGCAAGAGCTTGGGGTCCAGCGGCAACGTGTCGAAACGGGGGCTTGGCGTCGGGGTGGTTTCTGTCATGGGCCGGATTATCCCCCATGACCCGAAAATCCTCGGGTAAGCCCCGAAAACAGCTGCAGTTCGACACTAAATCGCGCCGAAATCAGTCACAAATCAAAACTCGACCCGATCGGTGTTGAACCCGAATCGGACGTGAGGAAGGTGCGCAGCGATGCGCGCGCCGCCGGGCTCGCCAGAGGCGCAATCGCCTCAAGCGTGCGGTTTTCTGGCTGGTAGCTTGCCCGCGTCGCCCCGGAACACCATCCACTTCGGCGTGCGGAACCGAACGATGCGCCAGTACAACGCCACGTAGGCCACGCCGAACAACAGCATGCAGCCGAGGATCATGGGCGTCGAGTCCCAGAACAGCAGCGCGGGCGCGAGCGACGAGATGCACAAGGTCCACAGATATGGCGCTGTCATCGAATTGCGGCGCGTCATCACACGCGCGTCGCGTGCGCCAATCGCCCAGCGCATCAGGCGCCGATAGATCAGTGAATGGAGATGGATCCCGTCCGGCGCGCCGGGGGACGCATCACGGAGCACGCGTCGGCGATAGATTGAAAACAGGGTCTCGAACACCGGATAGATGCAGACCATCAAGGCGAACAGCGGCGAGACCTGGGCGTGACGCGAGATCAGCAAAATGCCGATCTCCGCCAGATAGAAGCCCATGAAATAGGCGCCGCCATCGCCCAGAAAAATCATCCCCGCCGGGAAGTTCCAGACGAAGAATCCCAGGATGGCCCCCACGCCGGCCAGCGACCACAGCGCAAGTTCGGTGTCGCCCACCTGATAGGCCACATAGGCAAATGCCAGCAGCATCAGGCTCACGCACATCGAGGACAAGCCATTGAAGCCGTCGATGATGTTGACCGAATTGGCCACTCCCGCCACGGTGAAGACCGTGGCCAGCGTGGCACCGACTGTGGTCGCGACCACCAGGTCCAGGCCGGGGATGTCGGTGCGGGTGATCACCGCCCCCATCACCCAGACGCCAAGGGCGGCGGACACTGCTGTGGCGAGCAGCCGCTTGGCCGGCGAGACCTTCTTGGTCAGGTCCTCGATGAGGCCGGCGGCGAAGGCAGGCAAGCCGCACAGCAGCAGCAGCCCGCCCAGCCGGGCGCCCGGATGGCCCATGGCGAACGCGGTCAGCACCATGCCCAACAAGCCGACGAAGATCCCCACGCCACCGATGCGCGGAACCGGGCGCGAGTGGAACTTTTGCGGCCCGGACAGATCGTGATCGGCCGAGAAGTGCCCGTGCCTGGTTGAGGAATGCACCACGTACAGGGTCACCACTGCCGCCACTGCAAATGGGATCAACAGATACAACATGGGCGGCAGTGTAACGAGGCCGCTTCAGGCAAAGGCGGTTTTGGCGCCACATCGGTGCTCTTAGAATGCACCGCTTGCCGTTCGGCGCGGGCATCCCCCGCGGGCGGCAGACCATCCATCCCTAGATGAGATCACGCATGGATATCAGCGGCCGACGCGCCCCTCTTTTGGCTCCGAAACGAAAGACCTCCGTGGCGCGTCAGGCGCTGACCGCGCTGGCTGCCGCACTGCTCGCCGCTTCGGCCTGGGCGGCAGATACATCGGACACCTCCGCTTACTACGGGACCAATACCGGCGCCAGCGACGTCGGCGGCGTGGTCCGACTCAACAGCGCCAGTCGATCGATCAGCGACGCCCAGAACGCCGACAGCCGCGCCACGAGCCAGACCGGACTCTCCAAGCCTGCCAAGTACATCCCTGGCGAGTTTGAGATCTACGTCAACAAGCTGCTGGGCGTCGACCTGGTGAAGTTGGGCGAACAGGAGCAGGCTAGGCGAGACGCCAGCACCAACCCTGGCGGGGTGACCGCGGATGGCGGGCTGTCGACCAAGTACATCAATCCTGACAATGCCGTGCGCCGGCTTGGCGCCGATCTGATGCTGGACGATACCCAGAACGCGGCCATGAGTGGCGCGGAGGGGCCTCGCCAAGTGCCGGCCGACTACTTGATCGGCATCGGTGACGAATTGCAGGTCACGTTGTGGGGTTCGGTGGATGCGGACCTGCGCATGACCGTGGACCGCGGCGGCCGAGTCACCATTCCGCGCGTCGGCCCGGTCATGGTGGCGGGCATTCGGTACGGCGACCTGAACGACGTGGTCCGTGCCCGTACGGCGCAGGTGTTCAAGAACTTCCAGGTAAGCACCTCGATGGGCAAGCTGCGGACGATCCGCATCTATGTCACCGGATTCACCCAGAAGCCGGGCGCGTACAACGTCAGCAGCCTGGCGACGATCGTAAATGGCCTGATCCGAGCAGGAGGGCCTTCGGCAGCTGGCAGCTTCCGCCAGATCGAACTGCGGCGCAACGGTCAGGTGGTGGCGCAGTTCGATGCCTACGACCTGCTGCTCAAGGGCGACAAGATGAGCGATCGGCCACTACAGGCCGAGGACGTGATCCATATTGGTCCGATCGGGCCTCAAGTGGCGATTCTGGGCAGCGTCAACAAGCAGACGATTGCTGAACTCAAGCCCGGTGAGACGGTCGAAGATGTGCTCGCCATGGCTGGTGGCTTCAACGCGGTGGCAGACACCAGCCGCCTGTCCATCGAACGCCTGAGCGATCGGACGGATCGCCGTGTGGTGCAACTGCAATTGCCGCAGCAGCTCAAGGTCGCCGTGGGCAACGGCGATGTGATGCGGGTGTTCAGCAGCGTGAATGCGCAGTTGCCGCAGTACAAGCAGTACAAGCGCGTGCGGGTGGAGGGTGAGGTGGCGAGGCCCGGCGAATATGTGCTGGCGCCCAGCAGCACACTGACGGACGCCATCCTGGCGGCGGGTGGCCTGACGCCTCACGCCTACATCTTCGGCACCGATTTCTCTCGTGAGAGCGTACGCCTGTCGCAGCAGGAAAACTACGACCGAGCCTTGCGAGACCTGGAGACGGAGTTCACCAAGAACACCTCCACACAGCGCGCCACGACGGCGGACGAGGCTGCGGCCTCTGCACAACGAGCGTCTGGCGCGACGCGGCTGATCGAACGGCTGCGCGCAGTGCGCCCCACCGGACGGATCGTGCTGCAGCTCGAAGCAGATGCACGGGAGCTTCCGGCGCTTACCGTGGAGGACGGTGACCGGCTGCTGATTCCGGCACGTCCCAACACCGTGGGCGTCTTCGGCAGTGTTTTCAACGGTGGAAGCTATCTGCTGCGCGAGGGCAGCTCGGTGGACGACGCACTAAAGTTGGCAGGCGGCCCAACACGGGGCGCCGATTCGGGAAGCATCTTCGTGCTGCGCGCTAATGGCAGCGTGATCAGTGCACGCCAATCCAGCAGCGGCTGGCTGGGCTTTGGATCCAGCATGGCCGGGCTGCAAGCGCTCCCGGGAGATACGGTCTTCGTGCCGGAAGAGCTGAACAAGACGACGTTCATCCAGGAAGCCAAGGACTGGACGCAGATCCTTTATCAGTTTGGTCTGGGTGCTGCTGCGCTGAAAACAATCAAGAACTGAACGCTATGACGCAGACCACCTTCCAGGGAGCCACCTCGGACGCCGCCGCGCCAGCCGCGGAAATCAACTTGATCGACCTGTCGCGCGAACTCGCGCGTCACTGGCGCCGATTGGTGCTGCTACCGATCGTCGTCGGGGCGCTGGCGCTGGGCGCGACGTACCTCATGGCGCCTCAATTCACCGCACGCACTTCGCTGCTGCCACCCCAAGGTGGCAGCAGTGGGGCACTGAGTGCTGCGTTGAACTCATCGCTTGGGTCTTTGGCAGGTCTGGCTGGCGCGGGGGGAGCGAAGGGCTCCGGAGACATGTACGTGTCATTGCTTCAGAGCCAGACAGTCGCCGACAAGCTGCTTGACCGCTTCAAGCTTCAAGAGCTGTACAAGACAAACTTTCGCTTCGAGTCGCGCGACATGCTGAAATCGAAATCGCGGATCTCGTTCAATAAAAAGGACGGACTGATCGTTATCGAGGTGGACGACGCGAATCCGCAACGAGCGGCGGAGATTGCCAACCAGTACGTCGATGAGTTGCGCACCATGACGGCGTCCATGTCACTGACGGAAGCTCAGCGCAAGCGGGCGTTCTTCGAGAAGCAACTGGAGCGCACCAAGCTCCGCCTGACCGAAGCGCAATCGGCTCTCCAAGCCGCCGGATTCAGCCAAGGTGCATTGCGCGCGGAGCCCAAGGCAGCCGCCGAGGAGTACGCGCGCACCAAGGCCGAACTGACGTCAACTGAAGTGCGCTTGAACAGCATGCGCAGCGTGCTCGCCGACCGGTCCCCCGAACTGGCGCCACTCATCGCGGCCGCCAATGCGCTGCGAGCCCAGCTTCGTTCGCTTGAACAGAAGACCGATGTGGCACAGGGCCCCGACTACGTCAGCAAATATCGCGAGTTCAAATACCAGGAAGCCCTTTTTGAACAGATCGGGCGCCAATTTGAAGCGGCCCGGCTGGAAGAGAGTCTTGAGGACAACAGCATCCAGGTCGTCGACAAGGCTTCTGTGCCTGAATGGAAGAGCAAGCCCAAGCGCGCGTCGATTGCAATGGCGGTGGCATTGATCGCTTTCATCTTGCTTGCCATCCATGTCGCCGGCAGGCACATGTGGCGATCCACGCCGCTTCGCTGACGCCCCTCCCCGAGTCGTCTCGGCGCTTGTCCGAAGCTGCGTCGTCGTTTTGAATGGGGTCGTTCATCGGTTGAACAAGCGTGTTAAACTACCAGTTCAACTTCTGAACGCATGTCCATTCCACCAACCCAGCCGCCTGAAGACGCGCAAGACGCCAGCACGGAGGAAGGGCGCCTCATGGTGCTTCGCGCGCTGGAACTAGACCCTCACATCTCGCAGCGAAGCCTGTCCAAACAGCTGGGCATCAGCCTAGGCAAGACGCACTACCTATTGCAGGCCTTGCTTAACAAGGGGCTTGTGAAGATGCGCAATTTCGAGCGCAGCGATCACAAGCTGGCTTACAGCTATCTGCTCACGCCAGTTGGCTTGATTGAGAAGGCGCGCATGACGAAGGAATTCCTTCAACGCAAGGAAGCGGAATTTGAAGCATTGCGCCGCACGATCGATTCACTGCACGACGAACTTCGGCGCCAACCTCCTTGCGACTCCGACGCGGACGTCACGCCTTCCCCGAACTCAAAGTCCTGATTGAAAGCAACATCACAATGAAGCGAGTGCTTGTGACCGGCGCCGACGGGTTCATCGGTTCCCACCTTGTCGAACTGCTGGTGCGGGAAGGCTTTGAAGTCAAAGCCCTGAGCCAATACAACTCGTTCAACTACTGGGGCTGGCTGGATGACATCGATTGCGCCAAACAGGTGGAGATCGTCAGCGGCGATGTCCGTGACCCGCATTTCTGCCGCAAGGTTACTCAGGGGCAGGATGCGGTGTTCCACCTGGCGGCGCTGATCGCCATCCCCTACTCGTACGTGGCGCCCGACAGCTACGTCGACACCAACGTGAAGGGGACGCTCAACATATGCCAAGCAGCGCTGGACAACGGCGTGCAACGCGTGATCCACACCTCGACCAGCGAGGTCTACGGCACGGCGCGCTACGTGCCCATCGACGAGAAGCATCCGCTCCAGCCGCAGTCGCCGTACAGCGCGTCCAAGATCGGCGCCGACGCGATGGCGATGAGCTACTTCAACGCATTCAACCTGCCGCTGACGATCGCGCGCCCGTTCAACACCTACGGCCCGCGCCAATCGGCGCGTGCGGTCATCCCGACGATCATCACCCAGATCGCCTCGGGCATGAAGCAAATCAAGCTGGGCGACACCACGCCGACGCGCGACTTCAACTACGTGGCCGACACCTGCCGCGGCTTCCTCGAGCTGGCGCGTTGCGAACAGGCGATCGGCGAGACGGTCAACATCGGCTCCAACTACGAGATCTCGGTCGGAGACACGCTGAACCTGATCAAGGAACTGATGAACAGCGACGTCGAGTTCATCACCGACGACCAGCGCATCCGCCCGGAGAAGTCTGAGGTCTTCCGCCTGTGGTGCGACAACACGCGCATCCGCGGCCTGACCGGCTTCGAGCCGCGCCACGACATCCGCGACGGTCTGCAGCGCACCATCGACTGGATGACGCAACCAGCCAATCTCGCGAAGTACAAGGCCCACATCTACAACGTCTGAGGACCGCCGCGATGTTCGACCGCCTCGTCAGTTTCGTCCGCGAGCAATACGCCACCAACGAGTTCATCCCGCTGCACGCGCCCGTGTTCCGCGGCCGCGAGCGCGAGCTGCTGGTGGACACGATCGACTCGACCTTCGTATCGAGCGTCGGCGCCTACGTCGACCGTTTCGAGAAGGACACTGCCGCCTTCACCGGCAGCCCGCGCGCGGTCGCGGTGATGAACGGCACGGCGGCGCTGCACATCGCACTGGTGCTGGCGGGCGTCGAGCGGGACGACTTGGTGGTAACGCAGTCGCTGACCTTCGTGGCGACCTGCAATGCGATCGCATATTGCGGCGCGGAGCCGCTGTTCATCGACGTCGACCGACACACGCTGGGCCTGTCACCCGGCGCGTTGGGCGCCTGGCTCGAGGAGCACGCACGGATCGACGACGACGGCGTCTGCCGCACACGCGACGGCGGGCGCCGCATCCGCGCCTGCCTGCCGATGCACACCTTCGGCCACCCGGTCGACCTCGACGCCCTGGTCGCAGTCTGCGACCGCTGGCATCTCGTGCTCGTCGAAGAT
The Roseateles amylovorans genome window above contains:
- the rpmF gene encoding 50S ribosomal protein L32, producing the protein MAVQQNKKSPSKRGMHRSHNALVTPGIAVEPTTGEVHLRHHISPNGFYRGRKVLKTKADAA
- a CDS encoding YceD family protein, with the translated sequence MKPRSFDPLKLDIGAFARESQQLAGEWPAASLPRLSDSAAPESAVADWPVVRWSAQGEIRTPKGGEAQVWLQLNAEAQVSLTCQRCLKPVREDLAVSRWFRFVRDEDQAAELDMDSDDDVLSLVRHLNLRDLIEDELLLALPVVPRHEVCPEPLPHANADEEELVVEEERPNPFAALAALKKGTGGKA
- a CDS encoding Maf family nucleotide pyrophosphatase → MIAHDSPDARPRPLVLGSTSPYRRELLERLRLPFDTVSPGVDETPLAGESPSTLARRLALAKARAVSLLHPDALVIGSDQVADLDGQALGKPGSHERAVQQLRAMSGRTVVFHTALAVVCLETGFVAEETAQVRVQFRTLDDTEIEHYLRAEQPYDCAGSAKAEGLGIALLDAIESDDPTALIGLPLIRTARLLRQAGLTIPALPPALSPSHGPQPSEGIPHPGAVS
- a CDS encoding SAM-dependent methyltransferase, which gives rise to MSLGRLYLVPNTLDFGIDGQEVDLRELLPEAVLTRAASITHWAAENAKTTRAFLKRVGALHPLAAPLQQQQIIELPRPPKGRAPSASDNHAWIALLDPALNGQDLGLISEAGMPAVADPGAQLVAAAHAAGITVVPLVGPSALLMAVAASGLNGQSFAFVGYLPVDSAARQARIKELEAHSTREQQTQLMIETPYRNGALLQALLTQLKPGTQLSVSCGLSLSDAVTHTATVAQWRKAGRAVPDKVPAVFAILGMR
- a CDS encoding DEAD/DEAH box helicase; the protein is MTETTPTPSPRFDTLPLDPKLLRAVADQGYATMTPIQAKAIPIVLEGRDVMGAAQTGTGKTAAFSIPLLQRMLKHENASMSPARHPVRALVLAPTRELADQVANNVKAYAKHTQLRVACVFGGIDMKPQTLQLKGGVEVLIATPGRLLDHIEAKNAVLNHVEYVVLDEADRMLDIGFLPDLQRILSYLPKTRQTLLFSATFSPEIKRLAGSYLQEPELVEVARPNATASTVEQRFFSVSDDDKRAAVLQLIRQRAITQSIVFVNSKLGAARLARSFERDGLKTAALHGDKSQDERLKSLEAFKRGEVELLVATDVAARGLDIADLPAVFNFDVPFNAEDYVHRIGRTGRAGASGLAFTLVTKADARLVGEIEKLIKRKLDLEPIELDDSRSRRFDRGGDRGDRVDRPERGSDEPREERPRRVREDRRDEAYSVSAPVPAPRPQRGAAYDPLFDKPYEASERAEPPSWEKSLPASAANAARGLSSNIKPKKKIAALFGAKKPAIVASSSET
- a CDS encoding MraY family glycosyltransferase, with the protein product MLYLLIPFAVAAVVTLYVVHSSTRHGHFSADHDLSGPQKFHSRPVPRIGGVGIFVGLLGMVLTAFAMGHPGARLGGLLLLCGLPAFAAGLIEDLTKKVSPAKRLLATAVSAALGVWVMGAVITRTDIPGLDLVVATTVGATLATVFTVAGVANSVNIIDGFNGLSSMCVSLMLLAFAYVAYQVGDTELALWSLAGVGAILGFFVWNFPAGMIFLGDGGAYFMGFYLAEIGILLISRHAQVSPLFALMVCIYPVFETLFSIYRRRVLRDASPGAPDGIHLHSLIYRRLMRWAIGARDARVMTRRNSMTAPYLWTLCISSLAPALLFWDSTPMILGCMLLFGVAYVALYWRIVRFRTPKWMVFRGDAGKLPARKPHA
- a CDS encoding SLBB domain-containing protein, whose amino-acid sequence is MAPKRKTSVARQALTALAAALLAASAWAADTSDTSAYYGTNTGASDVGGVVRLNSASRSISDAQNADSRATSQTGLSKPAKYIPGEFEIYVNKLLGVDLVKLGEQEQARRDASTNPGGVTADGGLSTKYINPDNAVRRLGADLMLDDTQNAAMSGAEGPRQVPADYLIGIGDELQVTLWGSVDADLRMTVDRGGRVTIPRVGPVMVAGIRYGDLNDVVRARTAQVFKNFQVSTSMGKLRTIRIYVTGFTQKPGAYNVSSLATIVNGLIRAGGPSAAGSFRQIELRRNGQVVAQFDAYDLLLKGDKMSDRPLQAEDVIHIGPIGPQVAILGSVNKQTIAELKPGETVEDVLAMAGGFNAVADTSRLSIERLSDRTDRRVVQLQLPQQLKVAVGNGDVMRVFSSVNAQLPQYKQYKRVRVEGEVARPGEYVLAPSSTLTDAILAAGGLTPHAYIFGTDFSRESVRLSQQENYDRALRDLETEFTKNTSTQRATTADEAAASAQRASGATRLIERLRAVRPTGRIVLQLEADARELPALTVEDGDRLLIPARPNTVGVFGSVFNGGSYLLREGSSVDDALKLAGGPTRGADSGSIFVLRANGSVISARQSSSGWLGFGSSMAGLQALPGDTVFVPEELNKTTFIQEAKDWTQILYQFGLGAAALKTIKN
- a CDS encoding Wzz/FepE/Etk N-terminal domain-containing protein, giving the protein MTQTTFQGATSDAAAPAAEINLIDLSRELARHWRRLVLLPIVVGALALGATYLMAPQFTARTSLLPPQGGSSGALSAALNSSLGSLAGLAGAGGAKGSGDMYVSLLQSQTVADKLLDRFKLQELYKTNFRFESRDMLKSKSRISFNKKDGLIVIEVDDANPQRAAEIANQYVDELRTMTASMSLTEAQRKRAFFEKQLERTKLRLTEAQSALQAAGFSQGALRAEPKAAAEEYARTKAELTSTEVRLNSMRSVLADRSPELAPLIAAANALRAQLRSLEQKTDVAQGPDYVSKYREFKYQEALFEQIGRQFEAARLEESLEDNSIQVVDKASVPEWKSKPKRASIAMAVALIAFILLAIHVAGRHMWRSTPLR
- a CDS encoding MarR family EPS-associated transcriptional regulator, coding for MSIPPTQPPEDAQDASTEEGRLMVLRALELDPHISQRSLSKQLGISLGKTHYLLQALLNKGLVKMRNFERSDHKLAYSYLLTPVGLIEKARMTKEFLQRKEAEFEALRRTIDSLHDELRRQPPCDSDADVTPSPNSKS
- a CDS encoding NAD-dependent 4,6-dehydratase LegB encodes the protein MKRVLVTGADGFIGSHLVELLVREGFEVKALSQYNSFNYWGWLDDIDCAKQVEIVSGDVRDPHFCRKVTQGQDAVFHLAALIAIPYSYVAPDSYVDTNVKGTLNICQAALDNGVQRVIHTSTSEVYGTARYVPIDEKHPLQPQSPYSASKIGADAMAMSYFNAFNLPLTIARPFNTYGPRQSARAVIPTIITQIASGMKQIKLGDTTPTRDFNYVADTCRGFLELARCEQAIGETVNIGSNYEISVGDTLNLIKELMNSDVEFITDDQRIRPEKSEVFRLWCDNTRIRGLTGFEPRHDIRDGLQRTIDWMTQPANLAKYKAHIYNV